The Mesorhizobium sp. NBSH29 genome has a segment encoding these proteins:
- a CDS encoding amino acid ABC transporter permease produces the protein MSYSLDFGWLNDALGAIAHGASMTIMLIAVTTVFGTVISVILAAGRRSGNRLLRQAITAYVELIRNTPFLVQLFFIFFGLPSLGIRLDPISAAILAMTLNMAAYTTEIVGAGLDAVPNGQKEAALALGLRPRQVFVKIVLPQALQIIFPALTSQIVIMMLESAVVSQISVSELTYQGDMLQARTFRAFETYFIITLVYLGLSIGLRRLLVRAGRVALPAGVS, from the coding sequence TTGTCCTACAGCTTGGACTTCGGATGGCTAAACGACGCGCTGGGGGCCATTGCCCACGGCGCGTCGATGACCATCATGCTAATTGCGGTGACGACTGTGTTCGGCACAGTCATCAGCGTGATCCTTGCTGCCGGCAGGCGCAGCGGCAATCGCCTATTGCGGCAGGCTATCACCGCCTATGTTGAACTGATCCGCAACACGCCGTTTCTGGTGCAACTGTTTTTCATTTTCTTCGGGTTGCCGAGCCTCGGCATCAGGCTCGACCCGATCTCGGCCGCGATACTGGCAATGACCCTCAACATGGCGGCATACACCACAGAAATCGTTGGTGCCGGTCTGGACGCTGTTCCCAATGGCCAAAAGGAAGCGGCGCTGGCACTGGGCTTGCGACCACGACAAGTGTTCGTCAAGATCGTGCTTCCACAGGCCTTGCAGATCATCTTTCCGGCGCTCACCAGCCAGATTGTCATCATGATGCTAGAATCCGCCGTCGTATCTCAGATCTCGGTCAGCGAATTGACCTATCAAGGTGACATGCTGCAGGCGCGAACCTTTCGGGCTTTTGAAACTTATTTCATCATCACGCTGGTCTATCTCGGCCTCTCGATTGGCTTGCGCCGGTTGTTGGTCAGGGCTGGCCGCGTTGCACTTCCTGCGGGCGTTTCATGA
- a CDS encoding transporter substrate-binding domain-containing protein translates to MSLHFNLKSSIAALALFGAGLVVAAPASADAVADIQAAGVLNVGVFADFPPFSSASSDMSLKGYDMDVAQAIADALKVKLVPVAITGQNRIPYLNDHRVDLLMSVGYSDERAKVIDYAAPYAPYYIAVIGPAATEVKDKADLAGKSIAVNKGTLEDTSLTEAAPEGTDIKRFDNYNSVIQAFISGQTDLMVVGNDVGAQVLAKQDAIKPEQKFQLLSSPSHIALNKGEDALKATINDTIAKMVADGSLNASSLTWLKVELNPENLKD, encoded by the coding sequence ATGTCACTGCATTTCAACTTGAAATCCTCCATTGCGGCGTTGGCACTGTTCGGTGCCGGCCTAGTCGTTGCCGCGCCCGCCAGCGCCGACGCTGTCGCCGATATCCAGGCCGCCGGCGTGCTCAATGTCGGCGTCTTCGCGGATTTTCCTCCGTTCTCCTCGGCCAGTTCCGACATGAGCCTGAAGGGCTATGACATGGATGTGGCACAGGCTATTGCCGACGCACTTAAGGTCAAGCTGGTACCGGTCGCGATCACCGGTCAGAACCGGATTCCGTATCTGAATGATCATCGCGTCGATCTGTTGATGAGCGTTGGGTATTCTGATGAGCGCGCCAAGGTGATCGACTATGCCGCGCCCTATGCGCCCTACTATATTGCCGTTATCGGGCCGGCAGCCACCGAAGTGAAGGATAAGGCTGACCTCGCCGGCAAATCAATTGCGGTAAACAAGGGCACGCTCGAAGACACGTCGCTCACAGAAGCTGCACCCGAAGGGACCGATATCAAGCGCTTCGACAACTACAATTCCGTGATCCAGGCCTTCATATCGGGCCAGACCGATTTGATGGTGGTTGGCAATGACGTGGGCGCGCAGGTGTTGGCGAAACAGGATGCGATAAAGCCGGAGCAGAAGTTTCAGCTGTTGAGCTCTCCCTCGCACATTGCGCTCAACAAGGGCGAAGATGCTCTCAAAGCAACGATCAATGACACGATTGCCAAGATGGTAGCGGACGGCAGCCTCAATGCTTCCTCGCTGACCTGGCTGAAGGTCGAATTGAATCCGGAAAACCTCAAGGACTAG
- a CDS encoding amino acid ABC transporter permease, which translates to MIEFTLWDIVRSLLFATRWTVALSLAAFVGGTIVGIAILILRISSHGLARRFGKGYIALFQGTPLLMQLFLIFFGMPMLGFRIESWTAAVLCLTFYASAYLAEIWRGGVEALPRGQWDAGASLGLHRAQELGLIILPQAFSITRAPIVGFLVQLIKATALTSIIGFDELLRTSNAINNATFEPFKVYGLVALIFFVLCFPLTQYARMLEARQIAH; encoded by the coding sequence ATGATCGAATTCACCCTCTGGGATATTGTCCGCAGTTTGCTCTTCGCCACCCGCTGGACTGTGGCGCTGTCACTGGCTGCCTTTGTTGGCGGCACAATTGTCGGCATTGCCATTCTGATCCTACGCATTTCAAGTCATGGCCTGGCGCGTCGTTTTGGGAAAGGCTATATCGCGCTGTTCCAGGGCACACCTCTGTTGATGCAACTGTTTCTCATTTTCTTCGGCATGCCGATGCTCGGCTTTCGTATAGAATCGTGGACTGCTGCGGTGCTATGCCTGACATTCTACGCCAGCGCCTATTTGGCCGAAATCTGGCGAGGCGGCGTCGAAGCCTTGCCGCGCGGTCAATGGGATGCAGGCGCAAGTCTCGGTTTGCACAGGGCGCAGGAACTTGGACTGATCATCCTGCCGCAGGCGTTTTCGATCACGCGAGCGCCGATTGTTGGCTTCCTGGTTCAGTTGATCAAGGCGACGGCTTTGACATCGATTATCGGTTTCGACGAACTTCTGCGAACGTCCAACGCCATCAACAACGCCACATTCGAACCGTTCAAGGTTTACGGGCTGGTGGCTTTGATTTTTTTCGTCCTCTGCTTCCCGCTGACACAATATGCGCGGATGCTAGAGGCCAGACAGATCGCTCATTGA